The genomic stretch TTACTTAGTGATATTTAAATTAGCATTGATAAAATCCCATCTTATGAAACTATCTTATTTTTCATAAAGTGGAAGACTCGATCTGATGGGAATTGTTGGTTAATTACTCAACGGGTttaatatctatatattttttttctaagaaaaaaaaaaaaaaaaccttcttaCCGTAATTCCTAGATCGGCCACGTATCCAAGAAGACATCCCACCGGCACCCCTATCAGAAAATAGCAACCTATGTTGATATATGCAACCACGCTTTGGCGACCAGCACCTACAGCCACGCCTGCAAAACACAAGTTAtagaataagaaaaatagaaataaaaaacaaaagaagcttctatttttttttaataagtgctCTATCCAGGCTTTCGCCCAAACTAGATCTCTAAGACACCGTGAAAAGCTTCCACACCGACCGGATAAAGTTCAAGCTTTCACCCAAGCATGGTCATAACAAATTGTTTGCGCTCAACCCGTCAAGCCTTAAACTTAATATTTCTTGAGTCACCAGAATCAACTGGCTTACGATTACAACCATGGTTATACTTGTAAAGAGCTTGGGAGGATGTTTCTTTCActatcatcatgatataatgaaatcaaatacatGCCTGAGAGTACTGGCTGGACACTGTTGAGTAAGACAGACAAACTAAGCAGGAGATAGAGGTCTGAAACAGCTTCGATAACTTCCTCGTCACTTGTGAACAAGTAACCGATTTTATGACCAAAAACAAGGCACAGAATCCAGAAGACTACTCCAAGACATACAGAAATACTGGAGATGACTTTAACGGCGAACTTTGCAGCTTCGGCATCTCCTTTCCCTAATTCATTCGAAACCCGGACGCTAGGCAAAGTGAATGATATAATGCATTAGTTTATgcaaatttaacaaataaaccagGAAAATGGATAATTAATAAgggatatttattatatatatatatacctggcACCAGTTAGGAAGCCAATGAAAATCATAAGATCCCAAGCTATGACATTGAGGCTGCAAGGTCGATCAATTCAATGTAGGAGATTTGCGGTGGATTCAAATCCAAACCATAAAAATGATCATGTGCCCTTACCAGATGGAAAAGGCAGATATTTCAACGGTGGCGTTTTTCAGGTATCCCGCCAGTAAGACTAAAACGGCATTGTACCACACCTCTAAGCTGGAATGTAAGGGGTTAATTATAGCAGTGTGATAAAATAATAGGATAGGGTGAATCTTAAAATACTgaagaattttaaaatgtgttcactaagaaaaaaaaaaaagaaaaaggattaaaTACTATTTCAGTACCTGTGGTTTGCACTAAAATTAAATAGCCATCtcggtttttaaaaatatcacaaatggtacttgTGGTAAGCCAATAAACCTACTTGGTATCTCTGTCAagattccgttaagttttttaacggaaCACCACATCACCCTTACACATGGGTGTGGTACCTGGATTTtgtcattcaaaaaaaaaaaaaaaacatgacactggggtggccgaaccacccacaGAGGGTGGCTGGCCAACCCGTTTGGTGTGGGGgttgttcggccacccccaggctggccctgggggtggtttggccacccccagatGGCCGGCATGGGTGTGGCCGAACCCCCCCCCCCTTTCCCCACATGGCCTaaggaggtggttcggccaccccctagggccaaaccctcaattttttttgaggATTTGACCCAAggaggtggctgaaccacccccatacgccatgagggtggttcggccaccccttagggCAAAAccctcaaatttgtttttgagggtttggcccaagggggtggctgaatGGTTcaacgtgacttagtgggctatagcgaagaacatcaataaagaACGAGATAAATAATTTTAGGTCTTAAGTCTATCAaaaatctaagaattcttctcaaaactatcGAGTCTCTCtatagtttgaaggaaaatatgaagaaagcTAAACTCTGAGGcttcttattcatcaaaattGATTCATAAACAATAACTGCGTTTCTGGAAGCCATAAACATGTcttataggcccccaaaccctaatcctaattaaaatatgaaataaactCAAAATTGAACTTCTACGGATCTCGTTCGGACGAGACTTATGTCCGTCCGGACGGCCACGTACATAATACGTGAAAACCCTAACAAAGCAATGGTGCCCATCCGGACAGGACATATCCCCATCCGAACGGCCACAGACAGTAATTCTAAAAATACGAAAATAACATAAGGCATCAAGACTTGCGGTAGACGAACCCCAGACGAGGACTCTTGGGTTGATGACCGTCCGGATGGCCTAAGGGGGTGGTTCGCCCAACCCTAGACGGCCAGCCtgggggtgaccgaaccaccccaGGCCAAAtagggtggccagccacccggcgtcctttcttcttcttctttttttttgttttttgttttttttttgtttggggatttaaaatatatatataaaatgtggCACCCAAAAATCCAGATACTACGCCACGTGGCACCTACGTGTAAGGGTGATGTGGCATTTCGTTAAAATACCTAACGAAATCTTGATTGAGGTATTTAGTGGGTTTATTGGCTTACCACATGTAccatttgtgattttttgaaaattcaagtggctatttgattttgatgcaaACTATAGGTACTGGaataatatttaacaaaaaaaaagggggggggggggaccatatatatatataaaacgtgGCACCCAAAAATCCAAGTACCACGCCACGTGGCACCCACGTGTAAGGGTGATGTGGCATTCCGTTAAAAAACCTAACGGAATCTTGATGGATGTACCAAGTGGGTTTATTGGCTACCAcatgtaccatttgtgatatttttgaaaatccaagtggctatttgattttgatgcaaACTACAGgtattgaaataatatttaaccaaaaaagataaaaaaaagggaaacagACGGTTTTTCAGGGACGCATAAACAAAACCATAGACAATGTTCGTCATATTCAACAATTATCGGCCTAAAACAAAACCATCGACAAGTATTCTTTAAAGAAAACTAATAACATTGAAAAAGTGGTCGACCAAGCCGGCCCGTGATTAAATAGAAGTTAGGAATTCAACCGTAAAAGTGATATTGCAAAATTAgcctttattaaaaattaatgcaTGTCGTTAGTGTTGTTTGAGATTCTATTCTACAATTAGTCTCATTGTCTCCATCTTTTCCAGCACTTTATTCTATTCCTCAATGAGAAGTGGTTCGGCCAaatcatcaatatatatatatatatatatatactttgtccACTTTAGTAGAAATATAGGGGGTTAAGCAACCAACTTGGTCTCTTGTGTTAGGGAGACTGATAAAATCAAACTAGAGTTTTAGGCTAAGTTAATTAGCATGGATCCAGTTAGATATATTAACTATTCAATGCAATACACAACACTAACAAGTGTGAAATCAAACCAAACATGTCTAATCAAAACATATACTAATTGTAGAAAGGAAGTTAaacaagagtacattaatatacatatttgaacatcACAAACTCGAAGTAATTGGGTGAAGAAGAATGACTTACCAAAGCATGACACCCGAGGATAATGAGAGCTTCAATACTGGTAATAAATCACTAAAAGCAGCTATTGAGAAACCGCACCATGTGTTGGGGCACCAACCTCCAAAGACATACCAGAACATTCCAATTAACGCTAACCAATATGATATGATCATCGCACCCATTGCACCAGGAATCCCCAAGCTCAGTTTGCTCACAAAAATCCATGACAAGAGAACATGAagcacaaaagagaaagcagagaGCCATCCGACAATAGGGTTTTTGAGCTGCGTCTGTAGGTACTTTTGGATGCTGAAGGCAAAGGGAAAAAAGTAGAGAACTGGAATGAACCAGAGAGAGATATATCCAGCTATTTCTGCAACGTCATCTTCCTCGCCGAGTAGCTTGAAGATAGGTGCTGCGAAGATGAAGACGGGGAGCAAGATTGTTGCAACAACAATGTTGATGATCCATGAGCGTTGCAAGTAGATTCCCATCATGAGGTATTGCTTTGCTCCAAATGCTTGCCCACACAGAGTCTCAGTGGCACTTGACATGCCCAGCTAGAACATCAAAATTAtatggaaaagaagaagaagaagtgttACCCATTGATAGAACTACACACACATAACTCATCCCTTTGCTGCATGAGTTCTTATCATTGCTTAGaaatattattacaaaaaagaaaagaaagattgatTTCCATAAATGCATATATTCAATATGGGTGTTAAATTGTTACTTATCTTAGAAGTTTAAGGTGATAGAAacagatgaatttaatcatttaaattatattctaaaACTCTTCCTCATATGTGGGCTTAAAACTCTCCATCAACAAGAAGTGAAGcccatgtggaatatttaatgaaaatactGGAAGGAGAATAATGGTGACTAAGATTCGAACTAAAAACTTTTGGCTATTATATATACTGTAGAGAATAAGATTGTATATTGAATTACATATACTATACAAGAAGAGCCTAGATATAGAAGCCAATAATACATATTCAGGCCAATAACCAATATATAACaatgtataaaatatatacaatataacCTTACATGTCTTATTTTGTCTATATGTATGTGATCAAGAATTAATGAAGGATCCTTCtattcttcttccctttttgtttttaactacATATTGTAGACTTTGAAagcaatgcatatatatatacaaaagaaataagCCACAAGCAAGATGATGCTCGTCCAATTTTTGTGTCTTCCCTATTTCTTTCCTTCTTATGATTTTAGAAAACGCAAATTTTTGCATTATTGATCTGAAGATGGTAGGAGTTGGACATGGACATATACATGCTCTAGCCTCTAAACGACTAAACATGTACATATGtgccttttatatatataaaaggaaaaatgttatttaCCTGCAGTTCTTTaacaactcttttacaattAGTAGACAAGTGTTAGCATGTGATTAtaagtgttaatttttttagtgaccAATCTAACTCCAATCATATTTTGACATGTATCaagaaattatataaataaataaaagttataggtataatatttctcttttagaGCATAGAGGACCATAAAGATTAAGCTTTCCAAAcgaaaaaagtaatttattaCAAGTATAACTTTTCCCAATTATGTCatgcatccaaaaaaaaaaaaaaaaaattaggaagaTAAAAAAATCTTACCACTATCCCGTTCACAAACCGGACAGTAATGATTTGTATGAGTGCATAAGCTGCAAGATCCAGTTCTCCAAAACGTCCTATAAATGCCTGTGTCACCACAAACATTCCAAATTGAGTAACCCTTGCTACCATAGCAGGAAATGCAATcttggatattttttttgtttccaccCATATCCTCCTTGATAGATTGCTACTATGTTTTGGGTCTGATCCAAGTAATCTCTCGTCCATCCTACTAATCCTGCCAAAAGAagttttatacaaaaatatagttaGATTATGCTTTTAGAGTTATTGTTGATCATTTGAATATCAAATTAAAGCAAGTAAGAGCACCATGTTGATCTAATGCAGACAAAAAGTTGATGGAAATAGATTGGGTTACATTGACCAGACCTAAATGTTAAATGATTTATGTTGACGTGGCAGTTGTTGATGAGTAAAGTCAAAGCATTTTATGCCACTTAAAATGGGACCCCGCAAGGCATATTCTAAGATCTGTCCACGTGAGCAAAGCGGCACTATTGCACCTCAATGTGAGGCTCTCACGACTTGAACCCATGATCCTGACTTTAATACCATTTTTTGGATTGGACCTTTGACCATTTCACCTAAAAACCAATTTGTGTTTAGTGGGGGAAGTAAAAGTCTTTTATGGTATTCAAAATTGCACTTTATAATGCATGTTTAGAGTCGTCCACGTGATTGCTGAACGAAACTATTGCACCTTAACAGTAGTGAAAATCTACAATTgaatttgcattaaaaaaataataaaaaaaaaatcaatgactaaTATTCACTACAATagtataataatttactaaatcTCATTAATTATGCTAAATACTTGTGAAAACAATAcattaaggctccgtttacttcaacgtaaaatggtttccgtcggaaaatattttcaagtaaGTTGTTTTCCCTGATTCTACGGCGTTTACCGCGTGCAAggaaagtcaattttttttttttttttaagattttttttatatatattttttcattaaatcatattaaactctaaattacaaaaatatgtTGACCAATGTTAGAAAAAGGTCCCGCAAGGACCCCACTGCGACTGACCCGAGACCCGCTCGGACCCCGCTTAGACCCTATCAGGACCCTGTTAGGATCGGCCCGAGACCCTGGcaggacctgcccaagaccagatatggacattttcgtaatttaatgtttaatatgattttgcgtacacaccaaataccggaaaatgttttctaagaaataattttcaaggaaaatgttttccgccgaaaatattttttgacaagtcccgggcgggtcctgggcaagtcttggtcaagtcctggCGGGGTCCCGAGCGGGCCCTAGGCGGGTGTCGGTCGGGTCTTGGgagggtcccagtcaagtcccgaaAAGGTCCTATTCAGGTCCGGTCGGGTCCGAGGCAAGTCTTGGCGGGGTCCCAAGTGGGTCTTGGGTGAGTCCTGGTCAGCGGGCCGGTCACTatcaagtcccggtcaggtccagGGCAGGTTTAGTccagtcccggtcaggtcccagtggggtcccggtcaagtcccaataaggtcccagtcaagtcctgggtgggtcccgggcaagtcccgggtgaGTGTCGGACAGGTCCTGGCGAGGTCCCGGTCGAGTCCTAGGCGGCTTCCGAGCAAGTCTGGTCGAGTCCCGGCAGGGTCGCAGGCgagtcctaggcaggtcccaTTAGGGCCCTGGGCAAGTCCCAGTCGAGTACCGACGGGGTCCAAGTCAAGTCCCAGGGGGGTCTCGAACAAGTCTCGGGTAGGTCCCCGGGCAGGTACTTGCGGGGTCTCAGGCAAGTCCCATGCGGGACTCGGGCGGTTCTCGGccaagtcccaggcaggtcccaaGAAGGTCCCGGTCGGGTCTctggcgggtcccggtcaagttccgagcgggtcctaggcaggtccggTCTGGTCCCGAGCAGGTTCTGGTAGGGTCACAAGCGAGTTCTGGGCAAGTCCCGATCAAGTTCGGGttgggtcccgggcaagtctcggCAAGGTCCTGGGCGGGTTTTGGCACAgtccgtcgatttgagaatgagatgctcaaaataggaaaatggtttacagttttgaaatccgtaaaccattttctgaaaattaaagaaaaattttcagttaaaaagaaaatattttttgttgaccactattttatgtCGCAGTAAATATcgtaaaatgcaaaaatcattttttaaaaaccattttacgtcgaagtaaacggagcctaagtcTAGTAGTCTCTGTCAACATTCTTATAGGTAATGGCTACATCCTAATAAAATCCAGATAGATACCACTCATTATGCTCTATAATTAAAAGATGCTAATTACTAAACTAGCTTGTGAtcataaaacaattttaattattaaaacattTATAAATGTCTGAGTGACCCTATTTCCAAGGGTGGAATAATATTGTCGCAAAATACTTGGTAAAATGACAAAACATTTACGAGCAAAGGGAAAACTATCGCAAATACATTATTTAGGGTTAATGAGCTCTTAATATATGAAAAGTTGTGCGAAACAAAAAGTTGTTcagttttgttaaaaaaaaaaaaaaaaaaaaaaaactgataaagtatatttttgtgtttttcttttctaaagaaTGTCAAAACACAGTAATTCTTCCAACATGACTAGTACTCTCTTTTTTAATCCTAGACAAGTTATGGAGAGGTGGAATTTGCATTATAAAACTCCTAACCAGCTATTTGAGTGAAGCTAGCAAAGGACGAGATAGGGCAAAGCCCCTTAAaactcaattaaatttttttaagaaaca from Corylus avellana chromosome ca1, CavTom2PMs-1.0 encodes the following:
- the LOC132167435 gene encoding protein DETOXIFICATION 24-like yields the protein MDERLLGSDPKHSSNLSRRIWVETKKISKIAFPAMVARVTQFGMFVVTQAFIGRFGELDLAAYALIQIITVRFVNGIVLGMSSATETLCGQAFGAKQYLMMGIYLQRSWIINIVVATILLPVFIFAAPIFKLLGEEDDVAEIAGYISLWFIPVLYFFPFAFSIQKYLQTQLKNPIVGWLSAFSFVLHVLLSWIFVSKLSLGIPGAMGAMIISYWLALIGMFWYVFGGWCPNTWCGFSIAAFSDLLPVLKLSLSSGVMLCLEVWYNAVLVLLAGYLKNATVEISAFSICLNVIAWDLMIFIGFLTGASVRVSNELGKGDAEAAKFAVKVISSISVCLGVVFWILCLVFGHKIGYLFTSDEEVIEAVSDLYLLLSLSVLLNSVQPVLSGVAVGAGRQSVVAYINIGCYFLIGVPVGCLLGYVADLGITGLWIGMIIGVMMQSLVLGYVTFKTDWNEQVKIASDRLNKWLLHPSNESNGNSAEERLMDEH